A stretch of Arthrobacter sp. NEB 688 DNA encodes these proteins:
- a CDS encoding DUF429 domain-containing protein yields the protein MPPRPRSPRPSLSRTRIVEEAVALADTDGLAALSMRALAGRLGVEAMSLYHHVPNKDALLDAMVDAVFDEMHSPVVGGDWRPELRARSVSGRAALLRHRWAVGLMDARRSPGPAAVAHHDAVIGCLLAQGFSLPAVGHVFALVDAHLYGFMVQELALPFVGEEELAQIGDEIIDEATAAAYPHFTAFAREHAMQPGWTFGAEFEVTLDLVLGAVAGLAPASAPTTPAPVSVDVPVLGVDGCSAGWVGALLEPGAPRPRVVVAATIAELVETVRETADVRVVGIDIPIGLPDSTTRAADALARRALPGKASSVFTTLTRVAYGAPDRAGADAVNRSLSGQGVGAQAFALRAKILEVDAWVRSRPTVEVLEVHPEVCFARMAGAPLRPSKKTDEGRRARLDALAAAGIPRPSVLEGRGYAADDVLDACAVAWTAARFAAGDAERLPDPPEVFSDGIPAAIHV from the coding sequence GTGCCGCCCCGCCCCCGCAGCCCCCGCCCGTCCCTGAGCCGCACGCGCATCGTCGAGGAGGCCGTCGCGCTCGCCGACACCGACGGCCTCGCCGCGCTCTCGATGCGCGCCCTCGCCGGCCGGCTCGGCGTCGAGGCGATGTCGCTCTACCACCACGTCCCGAACAAGGACGCCCTGCTCGACGCGATGGTCGACGCCGTCTTCGACGAGATGCACAGCCCCGTCGTCGGCGGCGACTGGCGCCCCGAGCTGCGCGCCCGGTCGGTGTCCGGGCGGGCGGCGCTGCTGCGCCACCGCTGGGCCGTCGGGCTGATGGACGCGCGCCGCTCCCCCGGCCCGGCCGCGGTCGCCCACCACGACGCCGTCATCGGGTGCCTTCTCGCGCAGGGCTTCTCGCTGCCCGCCGTGGGCCACGTGTTCGCGCTCGTCGACGCGCACCTCTACGGGTTCATGGTGCAGGAGCTCGCGCTGCCCTTCGTCGGCGAGGAGGAGCTGGCGCAGATCGGCGACGAGATCATCGACGAGGCCACGGCCGCCGCCTACCCGCACTTCACCGCCTTCGCCCGCGAGCACGCGATGCAGCCCGGCTGGACCTTCGGCGCCGAGTTCGAGGTGACGCTCGACCTCGTCCTCGGGGCCGTCGCCGGCCTCGCCCCCGCGTCGGCGCCGACCACGCCCGCCCCGGTGTCGGTCGACGTGCCGGTGCTCGGCGTCGACGGCTGCTCGGCCGGCTGGGTCGGGGCGCTGCTCGAGCCGGGCGCCCCCCGCCCCCGGGTCGTCGTCGCCGCGACCATCGCCGAGCTCGTCGAGACCGTCCGCGAGACCGCCGACGTGCGCGTCGTCGGCATCGACATCCCGATCGGCCTGCCCGACAGCACGACCCGTGCCGCCGACGCCCTCGCCCGCCGTGCCCTCCCGGGCAAGGCGTCGTCCGTCTTCACGACCCTGACCCGCGTGGCCTACGGCGCACCGGATCGCGCCGGCGCCGACGCGGTCAACCGCTCGCTGAGCGGCCAGGGGGTCGGGGCCCAGGCCTTCGCCCTGCGCGCCAAGATCCTCGAGGTCGACGCCTGGGTCCGCTCCCGGCCCACCGTCGAGGTCCTCGAGGTCCATCCCGAGGTCTGCTTCGCCCGGATGGCCGGCGCGCCCCTGCGCCCGAGCAAGAAGACCGACGAAGGGCGCCGCGCCCGCCTCGACGCGCTCGCGGCGGCGGGCATCCCCCGGCCCTCGGTGCTCGAGGGCCGCGGGTACGCCGCCGACGACGTGCTCGACGCGTGCGCCGTCGCGTGGACCGCCGCGCGCTTCGCGGCCGGTGACGCCGAGCGGCTCCCCGACCCGCCCGAGGTCTTCTCGGACGGCATCCCGGCGGCCATCCACGTCTGA
- a CDS encoding SDR family oxidoreductase has protein sequence MTRWTFEQIPDLTGRRAVVTGANSGIGLVEARELARHGADVVLAVRNTAAGEEAAERIRRTGATGAVSVRRLDLASQASVRSFADAWDGPLDLLLNNAGVMTPPRHRETEDGFELQFGTNHLGHFALTGLLLPHLLEAPAARVTTVASIAHHRGDGAVCEGNPREGYDPQTTYGRSKLANLLFADELERRARAAGVALTSNAAHPGVSATNLVASKDGMGAIPVVGTLGQLGVKLLFPGPEKGAEGPLYAATVAAGGTYSGPTGIGETRGPVGEARRSRWAQDATLGRTLFDRSEELTGVSFAL, from the coding sequence ATGACCCGCTGGACCTTCGAGCAGATCCCCGACCTCACCGGACGCCGCGCCGTCGTGACCGGCGCCAACTCGGGCATCGGGCTCGTCGAGGCGCGCGAGCTCGCCCGCCACGGCGCCGACGTCGTGCTCGCCGTCCGCAACACCGCGGCCGGCGAGGAGGCGGCGGAGCGCATCCGCCGCACCGGCGCCACGGGGGCGGTCTCGGTCCGGCGGCTGGACCTCGCCTCGCAGGCCTCCGTGCGCTCGTTCGCCGACGCGTGGGACGGCCCGCTCGACCTGCTGCTCAACAACGCCGGCGTCATGACCCCGCCGCGCCACCGCGAGACCGAGGACGGCTTCGAGCTGCAGTTCGGCACCAACCACCTCGGCCACTTCGCGCTGACCGGCCTCCTGCTGCCGCACCTGCTGGAGGCCCCCGCCGCCCGGGTGACGACCGTCGCCTCGATCGCGCACCACCGCGGCGACGGCGCCGTCTGCGAGGGCAACCCGCGCGAGGGCTACGACCCGCAGACCACCTACGGCCGCTCGAAGCTCGCGAACCTGCTCTTCGCCGACGAGCTCGAGCGCCGCGCCCGGGCCGCGGGTGTCGCCCTGACCTCCAACGCCGCCCACCCCGGCGTCTCGGCCACGAACCTCGTCGCGAGCAAGGACGGGATGGGGGCGATCCCGGTCGTCGGGACCCTCGGCCAGCTCGGCGTGAAGCTGCTCTTCCCCGGCCCCGAGAAGGGCGCCGAGGGGCCGCTGTACGCCGCGACGGTCGCCGCCGGTGGCACGTACTCGGGCCCGACCGGCATCGGCGAGACCCGCGGGCCGGTCGGCGAGGCCCGCCGCTCGCGCTGGGCGCAGGACGCGACTCTCGGCCGCACCCTCTTCGACCGCTCCGAGGAGCTGACGGGCGTCTCCTTCGCCCTCTGA
- a CDS encoding response regulator yields MSAAAQPIHVLVVEDEPVAAQAHATYVGRVEGFVVSGTVHTARDALQHLGSAPVDLVLLDMGLPDLPGLDVVRAMRAGGHRADVVAVTSARDLEMVRAAVSLGVVQYVLKPFVFGTLRDRLEAYRAYRSEAAEGAEADTQAAVDTLFSRLRPAGGSTVPKGMTEDLLARTSVALREAGTPCSAAELGERLGVSRVTARRYGEHLVGAGRAVRGNRYAGTGRPEVTYEWTG; encoded by the coding sequence ATGAGCGCCGCCGCGCAGCCCATCCACGTGCTCGTGGTCGAGGACGAGCCGGTCGCGGCGCAGGCCCACGCGACGTACGTCGGCCGGGTCGAGGGGTTCGTCGTCTCCGGGACGGTGCACACGGCCCGCGACGCGCTGCAGCACCTCGGCAGCGCGCCCGTCGACCTCGTCCTGCTCGACATGGGGCTGCCGGATCTGCCGGGGCTCGACGTCGTCCGGGCGATGCGGGCCGGCGGGCACCGGGCCGACGTCGTGGCGGTGACCTCGGCGCGCGACCTCGAGATGGTGCGGGCCGCGGTGTCGCTCGGGGTCGTCCAGTACGTCCTCAAGCCGTTCGTCTTCGGCACGCTGCGCGACCGGCTCGAGGCCTACCGCGCCTACCGCTCCGAGGCGGCCGAGGGCGCCGAGGCCGACACCCAGGCCGCCGTCGACACCCTCTTCTCGCGGCTGCGCCCGGCCGGCGGGTCGACCGTGCCCAAGGGGATGACCGAGGACCTGCTGGCCCGAACATCCGTCGCGCTGCGCGAGGCCGGGACGCCGTGCTCGGCCGCCGAGCTCGGGGAGCGGCTCGGCGTCAGCCGGGTGACGGCCCGGCGCTACGGCGAGCACCTCGTCGGGGCCGGGCGGGCCGTGCGCGGCAACCGCTACGCCGGCACCGGCCGCCCCGAGGTCACCTACGAATGGACCGGCTGA
- a CDS encoding NAD(P)-dependent alcohol dehydrogenase, which translates to MRAVVQDHYGGTDRLRLADRPDPAPGKGEVLVRVSAAGIDRGTVHVMTGRPLLARLGLGLRRPRFPVPGRDLCGTVVALGAGVTTVAIGDRVVGTADGSCAELAVVPVARLAAAPRTLGDEEAAALPVSGLTALQAVRAAAVGPGQRVLVVGASGGVGTYAVQLAAAAGARVTGVCSRAKADLVRGLGAAHVVTHEDADVDAEGVRYDAVLDIGGHRSLRTLRAVLAPRGTLVVVGSEAPGRWLGGLERSVGAALLSPFVRQRLVMHVARERADDLAELVRLVDTGAVRPVLDHVVPLASTAAAIDHVAAGRARGKVVVRVAGRGAESAAGEAPVSEDAGRAAATPRP; encoded by the coding sequence GTGCGCGCCGTCGTCCAGGACCACTACGGGGGCACCGACCGCCTCCGGCTCGCCGACCGGCCGGACCCGGCCCCCGGGAAGGGGGAGGTGCTCGTTCGCGTGTCGGCCGCGGGCATCGACCGCGGGACGGTGCACGTGATGACCGGCCGCCCGCTGCTGGCCCGCCTCGGGCTCGGCCTGCGCCGGCCGCGCTTCCCCGTCCCGGGCCGTGACCTCTGCGGCACGGTCGTGGCCCTCGGCGCCGGCGTCACCACGGTCGCGATCGGCGACCGGGTCGTCGGGACGGCCGACGGGTCCTGCGCCGAGCTGGCCGTCGTGCCGGTGGCCCGGCTGGCCGCCGCGCCGCGGACCCTGGGCGACGAGGAGGCCGCGGCCCTGCCGGTCTCGGGGCTCACCGCCCTGCAGGCCGTGCGGGCCGCCGCGGTCGGCCCCGGGCAGCGGGTGCTCGTCGTCGGCGCCTCCGGCGGGGTCGGCACGTACGCGGTCCAGCTGGCCGCCGCCGCGGGGGCGCGGGTGACGGGGGTCTGCAGCCGGGCCAAGGCCGACCTCGTCCGCGGGCTCGGCGCCGCGCACGTCGTCACGCACGAGGACGCCGACGTCGACGCCGAGGGGGTGCGCTACGACGCCGTCCTCGACATCGGCGGCCACCGGTCGCTGCGCACGCTGCGCGCGGTCCTCGCGCCGCGGGGCACGCTCGTCGTCGTCGGGAGCGAGGCCCCGGGCCGATGGCTCGGTGGGCTCGAACGCTCGGTCGGCGCCGCGCTGCTCTCGCCGTTCGTCCGCCAGCGGCTGGTCATGCACGTCGCGCGCGAGCGCGCCGACGACCTCGCCGAGCTGGTGCGGCTCGTCGACACCGGGGCGGTCCGGCCGGTCCTCGACCACGTCGTCCCGCTCGCCTCGACGGCCGCGGCCATCGACCACGTCGCGGCCGGACGGGCGCGCGGCAAGGTCGTCGTCCGGGTCGCGGGGCGCGGCGCCGAATCGGCGGCCGGGGAGGCCCCGGTCAGCGAGGACGCAGGGCGCGCAGCGGCGACGCCACGACCCTGA
- a CDS encoding sensor histidine kinase produces the protein MSRAGEGAPGRPAVDDDPGPRGLSVAGQTALLVVALVFAVIAAGLGAAYLQARQAVTDQSTAQVLAVAQSVAAEPEVVDAVRDGDPNGVLQPLAEGVRRSTGTDFVVLMSPSGIRYSHPNPDQVGRQFVGHIAAARAGGQVVEDYTGTLGPSRRAVVPVRDGERVVGLVAVGIGKQAADERLARELPPLLVAGVVAGLLAAVGTTLITRRVRHQTRGMRAAELQAMHDHHDAVLHSVTEGLVLVDPGGRVRLANDEARRLLGLREDPTGRDVGDLGLAPPLVAAMADADVREDDLHVTGGRVLVLNKARARRDGEDLGSVVTVRDRTDLEELTGELGAARGLAEALRSQAHESGNRLHTMVSLIELGHPDRAVEFATDELERAQRLTDVVVTGVEDPTLSALLLGKAAEAHERGVELVVDPDLSWPADVAPARDVVTVVGNLVDNAIDAVTGVDGPRRVTLGAHDLGDGVELVVADTGPGIPTALRQRVLERGFSTKSDDGPAGSRGIGLALVADTVQRLGGTLRIDEPPGATVTVRLPVRAGAGG, from the coding sequence GTGAGCCGGGCGGGCGAGGGCGCCCCGGGCCGGCCCGCGGTCGACGACGACCCCGGCCCGCGCGGGCTGAGCGTCGCCGGCCAGACCGCGCTCCTCGTCGTGGCGCTCGTCTTCGCGGTCATCGCCGCCGGGCTGGGCGCCGCCTACCTCCAGGCGCGGCAGGCGGTCACCGACCAGTCCACGGCCCAGGTCCTCGCGGTGGCGCAGTCCGTGGCGGCCGAGCCCGAGGTCGTCGACGCGGTGCGCGACGGCGACCCGAACGGGGTGCTCCAGCCGCTCGCGGAGGGGGTGCGGCGCAGTACCGGCACCGACTTCGTCGTCCTCATGAGCCCGTCGGGCATCCGCTACTCCCACCCCAACCCCGACCAGGTGGGCCGGCAGTTCGTCGGCCACATCGCGGCCGCCCGCGCGGGGGGCCAGGTCGTCGAGGACTACACCGGCACCCTCGGGCCGAGCCGGCGGGCGGTCGTGCCCGTGCGCGACGGCGAGCGCGTGGTCGGCCTCGTGGCCGTCGGCATCGGCAAGCAGGCGGCCGACGAGCGCCTCGCCCGCGAGCTTCCGCCGCTGCTCGTCGCGGGCGTGGTGGCCGGGCTCCTCGCCGCGGTCGGGACGACCCTCATCACCCGGCGGGTCCGCCACCAGACCCGCGGGATGCGGGCCGCCGAGCTCCAGGCGATGCACGACCACCACGACGCCGTCCTGCACTCGGTCACCGAGGGGCTCGTCCTCGTCGACCCCGGTGGGCGCGTGCGGCTGGCCAACGACGAGGCGCGCCGGCTCCTCGGGCTGCGCGAGGACCCCACCGGGCGCGACGTCGGCGACCTCGGGCTGGCCCCGCCGCTCGTGGCCGCGATGGCCGACGCCGACGTCCGCGAGGACGACCTGCACGTGACCGGAGGGCGGGTCCTCGTGCTCAACAAGGCCCGCGCCCGCCGCGACGGCGAGGACCTCGGCTCGGTCGTCACCGTCCGCGACCGCACCGACCTCGAGGAGCTGACCGGCGAGCTCGGCGCCGCGCGCGGGCTGGCCGAGGCGCTGCGCTCGCAGGCCCACGAGTCCGGCAACCGCCTGCACACGATGGTCTCGCTCATCGAGCTCGGGCACCCCGACCGGGCGGTCGAGTTCGCGACCGACGAGCTCGAGCGCGCGCAGCGGCTCACCGACGTCGTCGTCACCGGCGTCGAGGACCCGACCCTGTCGGCGCTCCTGCTCGGCAAGGCGGCCGAGGCCCACGAGCGCGGGGTCGAGCTCGTCGTCGACCCCGACCTGAGCTGGCCGGCCGACGTCGCGCCGGCCCGCGACGTCGTCACCGTCGTCGGCAACCTCGTCGACAACGCGATCGACGCGGTCACCGGCGTCGACGGCCCCCGGCGGGTGACGCTCGGGGCGCACGACCTCGGCGACGGGGTCGAGCTCGTCGTCGCGGACACGGGGCCCGGCATCCCGACGGCGCTGCGCCAGCGGGTGCTCGAGCGGGGCTTCTCGACCAAGTCCGACGACGGCCCGGCCGGCTCGCGCGGCATCGGGCTGGCGCTCGTCGCCGACACGGTGCAGCGGCTCGGCGGCACGCTGCGCATCGACGAGCCGCCGGGGGCGACCGTCACGGTGCGCCTGCCGGTGCGGGCGGGGGCCGGCGGATGA
- a CDS encoding VOC family protein, which produces MTARVSHTSVDCRNAYELSEWWKGVLDYTDLPDDPNEPGHEECMLVSRDGAHRILFIEVPEEKTVKNRIHLDLEPVQGSRDDELARLLAHGATEVADLRGKYGPGTGWVVLADPEGNEFCILRNTAEREAATSSAE; this is translated from the coding sequence ATGACCGCGCGCGTCTCCCACACCTCCGTCGACTGCCGCAACGCCTACGAGCTCTCCGAGTGGTGGAAGGGCGTCCTCGACTACACCGACCTGCCCGACGACCCGAACGAGCCGGGGCACGAGGAGTGCATGCTCGTGAGCCGCGACGGCGCCCACCGCATCCTCTTCATCGAGGTCCCCGAGGAGAAGACGGTCAAGAACCGCATCCACCTCGACCTCGAGCCGGTCCAGGGCAGCCGCGACGACGAGCTCGCGCGCCTCCTCGCGCACGGCGCCACCGAGGTCGCCGACCTGCGCGGCAAGTACGGGCCGGGCACCGGCTGGGTGGTGCTCGCCGACCCCGAGGGCAACGAGTTCTGCATCCTGCGCAACACGGCCGAGCGCGAGGCGGCGACGTCCTCGGCGGAATAG
- a CDS encoding cation:dicarboxylase symporter family transporter: MTASAPSAPGDGTVAPKRRDRTHFLYIAVIVAMLLGIAVGFLFPEFGKELKPLGTFFVNLIKMMISPIIFVTIVLGIGSVRRAAQVGKVGGLALGYFLTMSTVALAIGLVVGNIVKPGAGLNLTDELAKAGQSQVAAEAESTTDFLLGLVPDTLVSALTSGSVLQTLLVAILVGFALQKLGTAGEPVLRGIKHLEKLVFRLMAMIMWVAPIGAFGAMAAVVGATGLDALKSLGLIMVAFYATCFLFVFGVLGAMLRVVAGIGIWSLLKYLGREFLLILSTSSSESALPRLIAKMEHLGVSRPVVGITVPTGYSFNLDGTAIYLTMASLFIAEALNKPFSIGQQIGLLVFMIIASKGAAGVTGAGLATLAGGLQSHRPDLVDGVGFIVGIDRLMSEARALTNFAGNSVATVLIGTWVNAIDREQMTAVLAGQRPFDEARMIDDHDAAPPAEELEPAGR, from the coding sequence ATGACTGCATCCGCGCCCTCCGCGCCGGGGGACGGCACCGTCGCCCCGAAGCGCCGCGACCGCACGCACTTCCTCTACATCGCGGTCATCGTCGCGATGCTCCTCGGCATCGCCGTGGGCTTCCTCTTCCCGGAGTTCGGCAAGGAGCTCAAGCCGCTCGGGACCTTCTTCGTCAACCTCATCAAGATGATGATCAGCCCGATCATCTTCGTGACGATCGTCCTCGGCATCGGCTCGGTCCGTCGCGCCGCGCAGGTCGGCAAGGTCGGCGGCCTCGCGCTCGGGTACTTCCTCACGATGTCGACCGTCGCCCTGGCCATCGGCCTCGTCGTCGGCAACATCGTCAAGCCGGGCGCCGGGCTCAACCTCACCGACGAGCTCGCGAAGGCCGGTCAGTCGCAGGTCGCGGCGGAGGCGGAGTCGACGACCGACTTCCTCCTCGGGCTCGTCCCCGACACCCTCGTCTCGGCGCTGACCTCCGGCTCGGTGCTCCAGACCCTCCTCGTCGCGATCCTCGTCGGCTTCGCGCTGCAGAAGCTCGGCACCGCCGGCGAGCCGGTCCTGCGCGGCATCAAGCACCTCGAGAAGCTCGTCTTCCGCCTCATGGCGATGATCATGTGGGTCGCGCCGATCGGCGCCTTCGGCGCGATGGCGGCCGTCGTCGGCGCCACCGGCCTCGACGCGCTCAAGAGCCTCGGCCTCATCATGGTCGCCTTCTACGCCACCTGCTTCCTCTTCGTCTTCGGCGTCCTCGGCGCGATGCTCCGCGTCGTCGCCGGCATCGGCATCTGGTCGCTGCTGAAGTACCTGGGCCGCGAGTTCCTCCTCATCCTCTCGACGTCGTCCTCGGAGTCGGCCCTGCCGCGGCTCATCGCGAAGATGGAGCACCTGGGTGTCTCCCGCCCGGTCGTCGGCATCACGGTCCCGACCGGCTACTCGTTCAACCTCGACGGCACGGCGATCTACCTGACGATGGCCTCCCTGTTCATCGCCGAGGCGCTGAACAAGCCGTTCAGCATCGGCCAGCAGATCGGCCTGCTCGTCTTCATGATCATCGCGAGCAAGGGCGCCGCCGGGGTCACCGGCGCCGGCCTGGCCACGCTGGCCGGCGGCCTGCAGTCCCACCGCCCCGACCTCGTCGACGGCGTCGGCTTCATCGTCGGCATCGACCGGCTCATGAGCGAGGCGCGCGCCCTGACCAACTTCGCGGGCAACTCGGTCGCGACGGTGCTCATCGGCACGTGGGTCAACGCCATCGACCGCGAGCAGATGACCGCGGTGCTCGCCGGGCAGCGCCCGTTCGACGAGGCCCGGATGATCGACGACCACGACGCGGCCCCGCCGGCCGAGGAGCTCGAGCCCGCCGGGCGCTGA
- a CDS encoding nitroreductase/quinone reductase family protein, whose protein sequence is MADWNQQIIDEFRANGGTVQTMGFGRGLVLLHHVGARSGTERISPLATVRDDDDVWLVAASKAGAPDNPDWFHNLRAHPETEIETPDDGTVPVTARVLPPEERDAAWARFTEMSEGFRSYEQKTTRVIPVVELRRR, encoded by the coding sequence GTGGCCGACTGGAACCAGCAGATCATCGACGAGTTCCGCGCCAACGGCGGGACGGTGCAGACGATGGGCTTCGGCCGCGGCCTCGTGCTGCTGCACCACGTGGGGGCCCGCTCCGGCACCGAGCGCATCTCGCCCCTCGCGACCGTCCGCGACGACGACGACGTCTGGCTCGTCGCCGCGTCCAAGGCCGGCGCCCCGGACAACCCCGACTGGTTCCACAACCTGCGTGCCCACCCCGAGACCGAGATCGAGACGCCGGACGACGGCACCGTGCCGGTCACGGCCCGCGTCCTGCCGCCCGAGGAGCGCGACGCCGCGTGGGCCCGCTTCACCGAGATGTCCGAGGGCTTCCGGTCCTACGAGCAGAAGACGACGCGGGTCATCCCGGTCGTCGAGCTGCGCCGCCGCTGA
- a CDS encoding FdhF/YdeP family oxidoreductase, protein MPENTRLTRMLEPWRGAPESDVVPTDVDVHHRRKGAAGLEAVAVSMNRGIAQMGPARTLNTLRRLNQADGFDCMGCAWPDPDPEHRSFAEFCENGAKAVAEEATKRRADPGFFARHAVSELATWSDFQLGQQGRITEPMLLREGGTHYEPVTWGEAFGIVAEEMQALASPDEAVLYTSGRASNEAAFVFQLFARAFGTNNLPDCSNMCHESTSVALAETIGIGKGSVSLEDVHEAELVIIAGQNPGTNHPRMLSALEKCVKGGGKIVAVNPLPETGLMKFDNPQTLKGLTGVGTDLADEFLPIRLGGDLALFQALGALLVERGAVDQDFVDRYTTGFETYKRHVQDLDWDLVLRATGLERSQIERVADLLAGSSKTVFCWAMGVTQQKHAVSTIKEITNVALLQGNIGKPGAGLCPVRGHSNVQGDRTMGIWEKLPAHFAEQLRLEFGFTPPKERGHDVVNSIRALQENRVKVLIGLGGNLAAATPDSELVHEVIRSVSLGVQVSTKLNRTHVLPGRRMLILPCLGRTEKDITAEGWQGLTVEDSMSQVHLSVGRNQPAGPMLRGEPWIVCRMAEAVLGDGPEGSSIDWAVMAEDYTRIRHHIGHVVPGCDAYDEKVQRPGGFTLPHPPRDSRVFETASGKAEISSVPIELLEAPEGHLVLQTLRSHDQFNTTIYGHDDRYRGLAGGRNVVMVHPDDITALGLRENELYDVVSEWVDGSERVAHGFRVVSYPTARGCAAAYYPECNVLVPLDHVADASNCPVSKGVVVRFEPLGSCGRIDCDPESRVRSGSDQGNRSDVEPHHLS, encoded by the coding sequence ATGCCCGAGAACACGCGCCTCACCCGGATGCTCGAGCCCTGGCGCGGTGCGCCGGAGTCCGACGTCGTCCCCACCGACGTCGACGTGCACCACCGGCGCAAGGGCGCCGCCGGGCTCGAGGCGGTCGCCGTCTCGATGAACCGCGGCATCGCCCAGATGGGCCCCGCCCGCACCCTCAACACGCTGCGCCGGCTCAACCAGGCCGACGGCTTCGACTGCATGGGCTGCGCCTGGCCCGACCCGGACCCGGAGCACCGCAGCTTCGCCGAGTTCTGCGAGAACGGCGCCAAGGCGGTCGCCGAGGAGGCGACCAAGCGGCGCGCCGACCCGGGCTTCTTCGCGCGGCACGCCGTCTCCGAGCTCGCGACGTGGAGCGACTTCCAGCTCGGCCAGCAGGGCCGCATCACCGAGCCGATGCTCCTGCGCGAGGGCGGCACCCACTACGAGCCCGTAACCTGGGGCGAGGCCTTCGGCATCGTCGCCGAGGAGATGCAGGCGCTCGCCTCGCCCGACGAGGCCGTGCTCTACACGAGCGGGCGCGCCTCCAACGAGGCCGCGTTCGTCTTCCAGCTCTTCGCCCGCGCGTTCGGCACGAACAACCTCCCCGACTGCTCCAACATGTGCCACGAGTCGACCTCGGTCGCGCTCGCCGAGACCATCGGCATCGGCAAGGGGTCGGTCAGCCTCGAGGACGTCCACGAGGCCGAGCTCGTCATCATCGCCGGGCAGAACCCCGGCACGAACCACCCGCGGATGCTCTCCGCGCTCGAGAAGTGCGTCAAGGGGGGCGGCAAGATCGTCGCGGTCAACCCGCTCCCCGAGACCGGGCTCATGAAGTTCGACAACCCGCAGACCCTCAAGGGGCTGACCGGCGTCGGCACCGACCTCGCGGACGAGTTCCTGCCGATCCGCCTCGGCGGAGACCTCGCGCTCTTCCAGGCCCTCGGGGCGCTGCTCGTCGAGCGCGGCGCCGTCGACCAGGACTTCGTCGACCGGTACACGACCGGCTTCGAGACCTACAAGCGGCACGTGCAGGACCTCGACTGGGACCTCGTGCTGCGCGCGACCGGGTTGGAGCGCAGCCAGATCGAGCGCGTGGCCGACCTGCTCGCCGGCTCGTCGAAGACCGTCTTCTGCTGGGCGATGGGGGTGACGCAGCAGAAGCACGCGGTGTCGACCATCAAGGAGATCACCAACGTCGCTCTGCTGCAGGGCAACATCGGCAAGCCCGGTGCAGGCCTGTGCCCGGTGCGCGGCCACTCCAACGTGCAGGGCGACCGGACGATGGGCATCTGGGAGAAGCTGCCCGCGCACTTCGCCGAGCAGCTGCGCCTCGAGTTCGGGTTCACCCCGCCGAAGGAGCGCGGCCACGACGTCGTCAACAGCATCCGTGCGCTGCAGGAGAACCGGGTCAAGGTGCTCATCGGCCTCGGCGGCAACCTCGCCGCGGCGACGCCCGACTCCGAGCTCGTGCACGAGGTCATCCGCTCGGTCAGCCTCGGCGTGCAGGTGTCGACGAAGCTCAACCGCACCCACGTCCTCCCCGGGCGGCGGATGCTCATCCTCCCGTGCCTCGGGCGGACCGAGAAGGACATCACGGCCGAGGGGTGGCAGGGCCTGACCGTCGAGGACTCGATGTCGCAGGTGCACCTGTCGGTCGGGCGCAACCAGCCCGCCGGCCCGATGCTGCGCGGCGAGCCGTGGATCGTCTGCCGGATGGCCGAGGCCGTGCTCGGTGACGGGCCGGAGGGCTCGAGCATCGACTGGGCCGTCATGGCCGAGGACTACACGCGCATCCGCCACCACATCGGCCACGTCGTGCCGGGCTGCGACGCGTACGACGAGAAGGTCCAGCGGCCGGGCGGCTTCACCCTCCCGCACCCGCCGCGCGACTCGCGCGTGTTCGAGACCGCGTCGGGGAAGGCGGAGATCTCGTCGGTCCCGATCGAGCTGCTCGAGGCGCCCGAGGGCCACCTCGTCCTGCAGACCCTGCGCAGCCACGACCAGTTCAACACGACGATCTACGGCCACGACGACCGATACCGCGGGCTCGCCGGCGGGCGCAACGTCGTCATGGTCCACCCCGACGACATCACCGCGCTCGGCCTGCGCGAGAACGAGCTCTACGACGTCGTCTCGGAGTGGGTCGACGGCTCGGAGCGCGTGGCGCACGGGTTCCGGGTCGTGTCGTACCCGACGGCGCGCGGCTGCGCGGCCGCGTACTACCCCGAGTGCAACGTCCTCGTGCCGCTCGACCACGTCGCCGACGCCAGCAACTGCCCGGTGTCCAAGGGTGTCGTCGTGCGCTTCGAGCCGCTCGGCTCGTGCGGCCGCATCGACTGCGACCCCGAGAGCCGCGTGAGGTCGGGCAGCGACCAGGGCAACCGCAGCGACGTCGAGCCGCACCACCTCAGCTGA